A region from the Kribbella shirazensis genome encodes:
- a CDS encoding zinc-binding dehydrogenase codes for MLAAYAAKFDTDNPIAALEVGERPDPVVPDGWVTIDVRATALNHHDLWSLKGVGLAEQSLPMILGCDAAGVDPDGNEVVVHAVVSDPAWKGDETLDPKRSLLSERYQGTLAQKVAVPARNVVPKPAGMSFEQAACLPTAWLTAYRMLFTQSGLKPGDTVLVQGAGGGVATALITLARAAGIRVWATSRDEGKRAKALEIGAHDAFESGARLPERVDAVMETVGQATWSHSLKSLKQGGTLVISGATSGQAPKSAELNRIFFLQLRVQGSTMGTRTELAELVQFMANAGISPHIDTVLPLADARTGFEKMNAGDVFGKIVFTV; via the coding sequence ATGCTTGCTGCTTATGCCGCCAAGTTCGACACCGACAACCCGATCGCCGCGCTGGAAGTCGGCGAGCGGCCCGACCCGGTCGTGCCCGACGGGTGGGTGACGATCGACGTACGGGCGACGGCGCTCAATCATCACGATCTGTGGTCGCTGAAGGGCGTCGGGCTGGCCGAGCAGAGCCTGCCGATGATCCTCGGGTGCGATGCGGCCGGCGTGGACCCGGACGGGAACGAGGTCGTCGTGCACGCGGTGGTCTCGGACCCAGCATGGAAGGGCGACGAGACGCTCGACCCGAAGCGGTCGCTGCTGAGCGAGCGGTATCAGGGCACTCTCGCGCAGAAGGTCGCCGTACCGGCCCGCAACGTCGTACCGAAACCGGCCGGGATGAGCTTCGAGCAGGCCGCGTGCCTGCCGACGGCGTGGCTGACGGCGTACCGGATGTTGTTCACGCAGTCGGGGCTGAAGCCGGGCGACACGGTGCTCGTACAGGGTGCGGGCGGTGGCGTCGCGACCGCGCTGATCACGCTCGCGCGGGCCGCGGGGATCCGGGTGTGGGCGACCAGCCGGGACGAGGGCAAGCGCGCCAAGGCGCTCGAGATCGGCGCGCACGACGCCTTCGAGTCCGGCGCGCGGCTGCCGGAGCGGGTCGACGCCGTGATGGAGACCGTCGGGCAGGCGACCTGGTCGCATTCGCTCAAGTCGCTGAAGCAGGGCGGCACGCTGGTGATCTCCGGCGCGACGAGCGGTCAGGCGCCGAAGTCGGCCGAGCTGAACCGGATCTTCTTCCTGCAGCTGCGGGTGCAGGGGTCGACGATGGGCACCCGGACGGAGCTCGCGGAATTGGTGCAGTTCATGGCGAACGCCGGGATCTCACCGCACATCGACACGGTGCTGCCGCTCGCCGACGCGCGGACCGGCTTCGAGAAGATGAACGCGGGTGACGTGTTCGGCAAGATCGTTTTTACTGTTTAA
- a CDS encoding GNAT family N-acetyltransferase, with protein MQPEIRPVTAEDAVAGAWCHLLCWREAYAGLVPADVLLERTSDIDRRTERWTTPLGAGRQRWIALNPDPGAAVQDRVAGFVGTGPGRDEDSPVPFELEAIYTRQAFWRTGLGARLFDVAVGKQPAFLWVFEGNARARSFYQRQGFAPDGADKHDPYFDLREIRMVRH; from the coding sequence ATGCAGCCCGAGATCAGGCCGGTCACGGCTGAGGACGCCGTGGCCGGAGCGTGGTGTCATCTGCTCTGCTGGCGGGAGGCGTACGCCGGTCTGGTGCCGGCCGATGTCCTGCTCGAGCGGACGTCCGACATCGACCGCCGGACCGAGCGCTGGACGACGCCGCTCGGTGCGGGCCGGCAGCGCTGGATCGCGCTGAACCCGGACCCCGGCGCCGCGGTCCAGGATCGCGTGGCAGGCTTCGTCGGCACCGGTCCGGGCCGGGACGAGGACTCGCCGGTGCCGTTCGAGCTGGAAGCGATCTACACCCGGCAGGCGTTCTGGAGGACCGGGCTGGGCGCCCGCCTGTTCGACGTTGCCGTGGGCAAGCAGCCGGCGTTCCTGTGGGTGTTCGAGGGCAACGCGCGGGCGCGATCCTTCTACCAGCGACAGGGATTCGCGCCGGACGGCGCCGACAAGCACGACCCGTACTTCGACCTGCGCGAGATCCGGATGGTCCGCCACTAG
- a CDS encoding WhiB family transcriptional regulator, with translation MRPTLTVIVDPVDNWMAKAACVGHAPSYDETASQWEQRKAQAICLTSCPVIDQCREWARRTKFTGTAAGEKFLAGRRRGRPGPQERRTRPSIIEEQQAS, from the coding sequence ATGAGGCCTACTTTGACGGTGATCGTTGACCCGGTCGACAACTGGATGGCGAAGGCCGCGTGCGTCGGCCACGCGCCGTCGTACGACGAGACGGCCAGCCAGTGGGAGCAGCGCAAGGCCCAAGCCATCTGCCTGACGTCCTGCCCGGTGATCGACCAGTGCCGTGAGTGGGCCCGCCGGACGAAGTTCACCGGCACCGCCGCGGGCGAGAAGTTCCTCGCCGGCCGCCGCCGCGGCCGCCCCGGCCCGCAGGAACGCCGTACCCGCCCCTCGATCATCGAGGAGCAGCAAGCGAGCTAG
- a CDS encoding GNAT family N-acetyltransferase gives MEPLGLVPWPPEPIKTERLVLREPAARDRAAFIELLSSPDVHTYLGGPRPRAELERELPVVPERWPGSFVVELHGSMIGQVLLRRATRHRPAAVGKLDLGYLFLPQAWGFGYAGEACAAALDWLGGALPGEPVVLATQTANRGSMRLAAKLGFVEVERFEAWDAEQWLGMRS, from the coding sequence GTGGAACCTCTGGGACTCGTGCCTTGGCCACCCGAGCCGATCAAGACCGAGCGGCTCGTGCTCCGCGAGCCCGCTGCGCGGGACCGGGCGGCGTTCATCGAATTGCTCTCCTCGCCCGACGTGCACACCTACCTCGGCGGACCCCGGCCCCGTGCCGAGCTCGAACGCGAGCTGCCCGTGGTGCCCGAGCGGTGGCCGGGGAGTTTCGTCGTCGAGCTCCACGGATCGATGATCGGCCAGGTGCTGCTCCGCCGCGCGACACGGCATCGTCCGGCCGCCGTCGGAAAGCTCGACCTCGGTTATCTGTTCCTGCCGCAGGCGTGGGGATTCGGGTATGCCGGCGAGGCCTGCGCGGCGGCGCTGGACTGGCTCGGCGGCGCCCTGCCAGGCGAACCGGTCGTGCTCGCCACCCAGACCGCCAACCGCGGCTCGATGCGCCTGGCAGCGAAGCTGGGGTTCGTCGAGGTGGAGCGGTTCGAGGCCTGGGACGCCGAGCAGTGGCTCGGGATGCGGTCCTAG
- a CDS encoding sodium:proton exchanger yields the protein MFRAVRPVLLLLAVAIPAVVLRLAGTHPPAPASILIFGLAVVAASFVLAWAAEAAEMDIAGGLAIALLAVIAVLPEYAVDLYFAHTAGSNPEYVQYAAANMTGSNRLLLGLGWSSVVLISLYVASRRSGRSVKALVLDSGYRRELGFLAVAGVVAFVIPVTGQIHLLLGLALLAFFAFYLYRAATGGHGDEPDLIGPAATIGALPKVTRRITVTAMFVAAAGVILAAAEPFADSLVAGGQALGIDQFLLVQWLAPLASEAPEFIVALLFAWRGKGAAALGLLISAKVNQWTLLIGSLPIAYGIGGGGAALHLDGRQIEEFLLTATQTLLGLAILLNLRFPRWAAWTLLGLFAVQFAVPGQTGRYVISVIYLVLAIGAAIHNREQLVPTITAPFRRTTTDPADADRADELIKV from the coding sequence ATGTTCCGAGCGGTCCGCCCAGTGCTCCTGCTGCTCGCGGTGGCGATCCCCGCGGTCGTCCTGCGGCTCGCCGGCACTCATCCCCCGGCGCCGGCGTCGATCCTGATCTTCGGCCTCGCCGTGGTCGCCGCGTCGTTCGTGCTGGCGTGGGCGGCGGAGGCGGCCGAGATGGACATCGCGGGCGGCCTGGCGATCGCCCTGCTCGCGGTCATCGCCGTGCTCCCGGAGTACGCCGTGGATCTGTACTTCGCCCACACCGCCGGCTCGAACCCGGAGTACGTGCAGTACGCCGCCGCCAACATGACCGGATCGAACCGCCTGCTCCTCGGCCTCGGCTGGTCGAGCGTCGTCCTGATCAGCCTGTACGTCGCCTCGCGGCGCAGCGGACGCTCCGTCAAGGCCCTGGTCCTCGACTCGGGCTACCGCCGCGAGCTGGGCTTCCTGGCCGTCGCGGGCGTCGTCGCGTTCGTGATCCCGGTGACCGGTCAGATCCACCTGCTGCTGGGGCTCGCCCTGCTCGCGTTCTTCGCCTTCTACCTGTACCGCGCGGCGACCGGCGGCCACGGCGACGAGCCGGACCTGATCGGGCCGGCCGCGACGATCGGCGCGCTGCCGAAGGTCACCCGGCGGATCACCGTGACCGCGATGTTCGTCGCCGCCGCCGGGGTGATCCTGGCGGCCGCGGAGCCGTTCGCCGACTCGTTGGTCGCGGGCGGCCAGGCGCTGGGGATCGACCAGTTCCTGCTGGTGCAGTGGCTGGCGCCGCTGGCGTCCGAGGCACCGGAGTTCATCGTGGCGCTGCTGTTCGCGTGGCGGGGCAAGGGTGCAGCTGCACTGGGGCTGCTGATCTCCGCCAAGGTGAACCAGTGGACCCTGCTGATCGGCAGCCTGCCGATCGCGTACGGGATCGGCGGCGGAGGAGCGGCCCTGCACCTGGACGGGCGGCAGATCGAGGAGTTCCTGCTCACCGCCACGCAGACACTGCTCGGACTCGCGATCCTGCTGAACCTGCGGTTCCCGCGCTGGGCGGCGTGGACGTTGCTGGGCCTGTTCGCGGTCCAGTTCGCCGTCCCAGGGCAGACCGGGCGGTACGTGATCAGCGTGATCTACCTCGTGCTCGCGATCGGCGCGGCGATCCACAACCGCGAGCAACTGGTCCCCACGATCACCGCCCCGTTCCGCCGTACCACGACAGACCCCGCCGACGCGGACCGCGCCGACGAGCTGATCAAGGTCTGA
- a CDS encoding ArsR/SmtB family transcription factor: MTNPEPTKAQLESAAGTFAMLSAPVRLHLVSLAAQGEYDVGTLAERVGVSIATASQHLGKLRLAGIITARREGRRHIYTVDDPHVLNLVDQIFEHIAPDGSLAPDPPRRTRPPHTD, from the coding sequence ATGACCAACCCTGAACCGACGAAGGCGCAGCTCGAATCCGCCGCGGGCACCTTCGCCATGCTCTCCGCACCGGTCCGGCTGCACCTCGTGTCGCTGGCCGCCCAGGGCGAGTACGACGTCGGCACCCTGGCGGAGCGGGTCGGCGTGAGTATCGCCACCGCCAGCCAGCACCTCGGCAAGCTCCGGCTCGCAGGCATCATCACCGCCCGCCGCGAGGGCCGCCGCCACATCTACACCGTCGACGACCCGCACGTGCTCAACCTGGTCGACCAGATCTTCGAACACATCGCCCCCGACGGCTCCCTGGCCCCCGACCCACCCCGCCGCACCCGCCCACCGCACACCGACTGA
- a CDS encoding DUF6104 family protein — translation MYFTDRGIEELEKRRGEEDVTLAWVAERLREFVDLNPEFETPVERFATWLARLDDEDD, via the coding sequence ATGTACTTCACCGACCGCGGCATCGAGGAGCTCGAGAAGCGGCGTGGCGAAGAGGACGTCACGCTCGCGTGGGTGGCCGAGCGGCTACGCGAGTTCGTCGACCTGAACCCCGAGTTCGAAACCCCCGTCGAACGCTTCGCCACCTGGCTCGCCCGCCTGGACGACGAGGACGACTAA
- a CDS encoding multifunctional oxoglutarate decarboxylase/oxoglutarate dehydrogenase thiamine pyrophosphate-binding subunit/dihydrolipoyllysine-residue succinyltransferase subunit produces the protein MATEPSDTNPLAAFGANEWLVDELYEKYLQDPNSVDPAWLDFFKTYKPGETPGDKPGDAKPVTTTPADAPRPDAVSDNKTPEAPGRGTATSAPASSAPAASTAVAQPTPAAAKAAPQNQPAAKQAPAQSGAPTGGTVNQPPSAQPKPAPATSADSERQILRGAPARTAQNMETSLTVPTATSVRQVPVKLLIDNRIVINNHLKRARGGKVSFTHLIGWALVKALKTLPEMNASYDETEGKPTLVNPAHINLGLAIDMQKPDGTRQLLVPSIKAAEDMTFAEFWMAYEDIVRRARDNKLALPDFQGTTISLTNPGTIGTQHSVPRLMKGQGCIIGVGAMEYPPEYQGAADETMAKLAVSKVMTLTSTYDHRIIQGAQSGEFLRRIHQLLLGQEGFYDEIFQSLRIPYEPIRWAADLPHSHEEDVSKQARILEMIHAYRVRGHIMADTDPLEYKQRSHPDLDVATHGLTLWDLDREFATGSFGGVDRKFMKLREILGILRDSYCRTTGIEYMHIQDPEQRKWIQERVERPHTKPPREEQLRILAKLNEAEAFETFLQTKYVGQKRFSLEGAETTIPLLDELCEEAAGAGLDEVVIGMAHRGRLNVLANIVGKSYSHIFREFDGNIDPRTVQGSGDVKYHLGAEGEFVSEFGDKIKVSVAANPSHLETVDPVLEGIARAKQDILDRGAAFPVLPVLVHGDAAFAGQGVVAETLNLSQLRGYRTGGTIHVIVNNQVGFTTSPASSRSSMYSTDVARMVQAPIFHVNGDDPEACVRVADLAFEYRQAFNKDVVIDLVCYRRRGHNEGDDPSFTQPLMYDLIEQKRSVRKLYTEALIGRGDITIEEAEQAMQDYQQRLERVFAEVRNAKNEPETPAPYVTVPVYPDKPEGPDATAISREVLKKIADAYTTLPEGFTVHPKVQPQLQRRAHAITEGPLDWASAEITAFGSLLLDGRPVRLAGQDSRRGTFVQRFAAVIDRVTGQDHVPLQHLDENQANFHVYDSLLSEYAALGFEYGYSVARPEALVLWEAQFGDFVNGAQSVIDEYISSGEAKWGQKSGVVLLLPHGYEGQGPDHTSARIERFLQLCAENAMTVAQPSTPASYFHLLRRHTLGEEHVPMIVFTPKQLLRRKEAVSQPEELTHGTFRPVIGDAEAEANAGAVERVILASGRIVYDLFAERKKVEPDKISTAIVRVEQLYPLPHEEIVAELAKYGNATEIRWVQDEPANQGPWPFMALNLTEHLGGKPFYRVSRPAMSAPAVGSHSVHGTEQATLLKQAFS, from the coding sequence GTGGCCACCGAGCCATCAGACACCAATCCCCTAGCAGCCTTCGGTGCGAACGAATGGCTGGTCGACGAGCTGTACGAGAAGTACCTGCAGGACCCGAATTCGGTGGATCCGGCGTGGTTGGACTTCTTCAAGACGTACAAGCCCGGCGAGACGCCGGGTGACAAGCCAGGTGACGCGAAGCCGGTGACGACCACCCCGGCCGACGCTCCCCGGCCGGACGCGGTGTCCGACAACAAGACCCCCGAGGCGCCGGGCCGCGGTACGGCGACGTCCGCGCCGGCCTCGAGCGCACCCGCGGCCAGCACCGCCGTTGCCCAGCCCACTCCGGCCGCCGCGAAGGCGGCGCCACAGAATCAGCCAGCAGCGAAGCAAGCACCGGCCCAGTCCGGCGCCCCGACCGGAGGCACGGTGAACCAGCCGCCCAGCGCCCAGCCCAAGCCCGCCCCCGCGACCAGTGCGGACTCCGAGCGGCAGATCCTGCGCGGCGCGCCCGCGCGGACGGCGCAGAACATGGAGACCAGCCTCACGGTCCCCACCGCGACCAGCGTCCGCCAGGTCCCGGTCAAGCTGCTGATCGACAACCGCATCGTCATCAACAACCACCTCAAGCGCGCCCGCGGCGGCAAGGTCTCCTTCACCCACCTGATCGGCTGGGCGCTGGTGAAGGCGCTGAAGACGCTGCCGGAGATGAACGCGTCGTACGACGAGACCGAGGGCAAGCCGACCCTGGTCAACCCGGCCCACATCAACCTCGGCCTGGCCATCGACATGCAGAAGCCGGACGGCACCCGGCAGCTGCTGGTGCCGTCGATCAAGGCCGCCGAGGACATGACGTTCGCCGAGTTCTGGATGGCGTACGAGGACATCGTCCGCCGGGCCCGGGACAACAAGCTCGCACTGCCGGACTTCCAGGGCACCACGATCAGCCTGACCAACCCCGGCACGATCGGCACCCAGCACTCGGTGCCGCGGCTGATGAAGGGCCAGGGCTGCATCATCGGCGTCGGCGCGATGGAGTACCCGCCGGAGTACCAGGGCGCGGCCGACGAGACGATGGCCAAGCTCGCGGTCAGCAAGGTGATGACGCTGACCTCGACGTACGACCACCGGATCATCCAGGGCGCCCAGTCGGGTGAGTTCCTGCGCCGGATCCACCAGCTGCTGCTCGGCCAGGAAGGTTTCTACGACGAGATCTTCCAGAGCCTGCGGATCCCGTACGAGCCGATCCGCTGGGCCGCCGACCTCCCGCACAGCCACGAGGAGGACGTCTCCAAGCAGGCGCGCATCCTCGAGATGATCCACGCCTACCGGGTGCGCGGCCACATCATGGCCGACACCGACCCGCTGGAGTACAAGCAGCGCAGCCACCCGGACCTCGACGTCGCCACCCACGGGCTGACGCTGTGGGACCTGGACCGCGAGTTCGCCACCGGCTCGTTCGGCGGCGTGGACCGCAAGTTCATGAAGCTGCGCGAGATCCTCGGCATCCTGCGCGACTCGTACTGCCGGACCACCGGTATCGAGTACATGCACATCCAGGACCCCGAGCAGCGCAAGTGGATCCAGGAGCGGGTCGAGCGCCCGCACACCAAGCCGCCGCGCGAGGAGCAGCTGCGGATCCTGGCCAAGCTGAACGAGGCCGAGGCCTTCGAGACCTTCCTGCAGACCAAGTACGTCGGTCAGAAGCGGTTCTCGCTCGAGGGCGCGGAGACCACCATCCCGCTGCTCGACGAGCTCTGCGAGGAGGCGGCCGGCGCAGGCCTCGACGAGGTCGTGATCGGGATGGCGCACCGCGGCCGCCTGAACGTGCTCGCGAACATCGTCGGCAAGTCCTACAGCCACATCTTCCGTGAGTTCGACGGCAACATCGACCCGCGGACCGTGCAGGGCTCCGGTGACGTCAAGTACCACCTGGGCGCCGAGGGTGAGTTCGTCTCCGAGTTCGGCGACAAGATCAAGGTCTCGGTGGCGGCGAACCCGTCGCACCTGGAGACCGTCGACCCGGTGCTCGAGGGCATCGCCCGGGCCAAGCAGGACATCCTGGACCGCGGAGCCGCCTTCCCGGTGCTGCCGGTGCTGGTGCACGGTGACGCGGCCTTCGCCGGTCAGGGCGTGGTGGCGGAGACGCTGAACCTGTCCCAGCTGCGCGGATACCGGACCGGCGGCACGATCCACGTGATCGTGAACAACCAGGTCGGCTTCACCACCTCGCCGGCCTCGTCGCGCTCGTCGATGTACTCCACCGACGTCGCGCGGATGGTGCAGGCGCCGATCTTCCACGTGAACGGCGACGACCCCGAGGCCTGCGTCCGGGTCGCGGACCTGGCGTTCGAGTACCGGCAGGCGTTCAACAAGGACGTCGTCATCGACCTGGTCTGCTACCGCCGCCGCGGTCACAACGAGGGCGACGACCCGAGCTTCACCCAGCCGCTGATGTACGACCTGATCGAGCAGAAGCGCTCGGTCCGCAAGCTCTACACCGAGGCCCTGATCGGTCGTGGCGACATCACGATCGAAGAGGCCGAGCAGGCGATGCAGGACTACCAGCAGCGGCTGGAGCGGGTGTTCGCCGAGGTCCGGAACGCGAAGAACGAGCCCGAGACGCCGGCGCCGTACGTCACCGTCCCGGTCTACCCGGACAAGCCGGAGGGCCCCGACGCGACCGCGATCAGCCGCGAGGTGCTGAAGAAGATCGCCGACGCGTACACGACGCTGCCGGAGGGCTTCACCGTGCACCCGAAGGTGCAGCCGCAGCTGCAGCGCCGGGCGCACGCGATCACCGAGGGTCCGCTGGACTGGGCGAGCGCGGAGATCACGGCCTTCGGCTCGCTGCTGCTCGACGGCCGCCCGGTTCGGCTCGCCGGACAGGACAGCCGCCGCGGAACGTTCGTCCAGCGGTTTGCGGCCGTCATCGACCGGGTTACCGGGCAGGACCACGTCCCGCTGCAGCACCTGGACGAGAACCAGGCCAACTTCCACGTCTACGACTCCCTGCTGAGCGAGTACGCCGCCCTCGGCTTCGAGTACGGGTACTCCGTGGCGCGGCCGGAGGCGCTGGTGCTGTGGGAGGCCCAGTTCGGCGACTTCGTGAACGGCGCCCAGTCGGTCATCGACGAGTACATCTCGTCCGGTGAGGCGAAGTGGGGCCAGAAGTCCGGCGTCGTGCTGCTGCTGCCGCACGGCTACGAGGGCCAGGGCCCGGACCACACCTCGGCCCGGATCGAGCGCTTCCTCCAGCTCTGCGCGGAGAACGCGATGACCGTCGCGCAGCCGTCGACGCCGGCGTCGTACTTCCACCTGCTGCGCCGGCACACGCTCGGCGAGGAGCACGTCCCGATGATCGTCTTCACGCCGAAGCAGCTGCTGCGGCGCAAGGAGGCGGTGTCGCAGCCGGAGGAGCTGACCCACGGCACGTTCCGGCCGGTGATCGGCGACGCCGAGGCCGAGGCGAACGCGGGTGCCGTCGAGCGCGTCATCCTGGCGTCGGGCCGGATCGTGTACGACCTGTTCGCGGAGCGGAAGAAGGTCGAGCCGGACAAGATCAGCACCGCGATCGTTCGCGTCGAGCAGCTGTACCCGCTGCCGCACGAGGAGATCGTCGCCGAGCTGGCGAAGTACGGAAACGCGACCGAGATCCGCTGGGTCCAGGACGAGCCCGCGAACCAGGGCCCGTGGCCGTTCATGGCGCTGAACCTGACCGAGCACCTGGGCGGGAAGCCGTTCTACCGGGTGTCCCGGCCGGCCATGTCCGCCCCGGCGGTCGGCTCGCACAGTGTGCACGGCACCGAGCAGGCGACGCTGCTGAAGCAGGCGTTCAGCTGA
- a CDS encoding LuxR C-terminal-related transcriptional regulator encodes MRDRMERLCSGELDAKVLRERALTELRRVVPFDGHVWALTDPVSRVGTSPLADVPGVSWAELPGLVRARYAGVGTRWTDLLDSGAVVRSLGPGEQVGWRRPGVVDVLTAVFADRFGCWAWLDLWRTTCDAFTAEECRLVESALPPLTAALRAAQARTFGAAPATAEAVGPAILLLGPDLRVRVGTEAARAALHRLNPPDDPSVVEQAIPAAAYNLAAALIADEDGVPVGPPWSRVHLGAGRWLTLRAARAASGPEADIAVSIERSTPDERLEVFALAHGLTRRECEVLAELATGADSRRIAERLVLSDHTVNDHVKAILAKTGAHTRPTLLARASGTG; translated from the coding sequence GTGCGGGATCGGATGGAGCGGCTGTGCTCCGGTGAGCTCGACGCCAAGGTGCTGCGTGAACGTGCGCTGACCGAGCTGCGGCGGGTGGTGCCGTTCGACGGGCATGTGTGGGCGCTGACCGATCCGGTGTCGCGGGTGGGTACGTCGCCGTTGGCCGACGTACCGGGGGTGTCATGGGCGGAGCTGCCCGGGCTGGTGCGGGCGCGGTACGCCGGGGTGGGGACGCGGTGGACCGATCTGCTGGACTCCGGTGCCGTGGTGCGGTCGCTCGGTCCCGGCGAGCAGGTGGGGTGGCGCCGTCCCGGTGTCGTCGACGTCCTGACCGCCGTCTTCGCGGACCGCTTCGGCTGCTGGGCGTGGCTGGATCTGTGGCGTACGACCTGCGACGCGTTCACCGCGGAGGAGTGCCGGCTGGTCGAATCGGCGCTGCCGCCGCTGACGGCCGCGTTGCGCGCCGCGCAGGCGCGTACCTTCGGCGCCGCACCGGCGACGGCTGAGGCGGTCGGGCCGGCGATCCTGCTGCTCGGGCCGGACCTGCGGGTGCGGGTCGGGACGGAGGCGGCGCGTGCGGCCTTGCATCGGCTCAACCCTCCCGACGACCCCTCGGTGGTCGAGCAGGCGATTCCCGCGGCGGCGTACAACCTCGCCGCGGCCCTGATCGCGGACGAGGACGGCGTTCCGGTGGGGCCGCCGTGGTCGCGGGTGCACCTGGGCGCCGGGCGCTGGCTCACCCTCCGGGCCGCCCGCGCGGCCTCCGGCCCCGAGGCCGACATCGCCGTGAGCATCGAGCGATCGACTCCGGACGAACGGCTGGAGGTCTTCGCCCTCGCCCACGGCCTCACCCGCCGCGAATGCGAGGTCCTCGCCGAACTGGCCACCGGCGCCGACTCGCGCCGGATCGCCGAGCGCCTCGTCCTGTCCGACCACACCGTCAACGACCACGTCAAGGCCATCCTCGCCAAGACCGGCGCCCACACCCGTCCCACCCTCCTCGCCCGCGCCTCCGGCACCGGCTGA
- a CDS encoding FadR/GntR family transcriptional regulator translates to MALTDEAIVKIKEMITSGELGPGDRLPKEADLAARLGLSRNSLREAVKALTLVNVLDVRHGDGTYVTSLDSAHLLDALSFMVDLHRDDSVLQFFEVRRLLEPGVAALAATRISPEKVTELRLLCSDLTPDAGVEELVANDLRFHRGIAEATGNQVVCSLLDGVSGATQRARIWRGVTQAGAVERTLSEHAAILDAIEIGDAEAARAWMTAHIAGVETWLRKAP, encoded by the coding sequence ATGGCGCTGACGGATGAGGCGATCGTCAAGATCAAGGAGATGATCACCTCGGGGGAGCTGGGGCCGGGGGATCGACTGCCGAAGGAGGCGGATCTCGCGGCCCGGCTGGGGTTGTCGCGGAACTCGCTGCGGGAGGCGGTCAAGGCGCTCACGCTGGTCAACGTGCTGGACGTCCGGCACGGTGACGGCACGTACGTGACCAGTCTGGACTCGGCGCATCTTCTGGACGCGCTGAGCTTCATGGTGGATCTGCACCGCGACGACTCGGTTCTGCAGTTCTTCGAGGTACGGCGGTTGCTCGAACCCGGCGTCGCCGCGCTGGCCGCGACCCGGATCTCCCCGGAAAAGGTCACCGAACTGCGCCTGCTGTGCAGCGACCTCACCCCGGACGCGGGCGTCGAGGAACTGGTCGCGAACGACCTGCGGTTCCATCGCGGGATCGCCGAGGCGACCGGGAACCAGGTGGTCTGCTCGCTGCTCGACGGCGTCTCCGGCGCGACCCAGCGGGCCCGGATCTGGCGCGGTGTCACCCAGGCCGGCGCGGTCGAGCGGACGCTGTCCGAGCACGCCGCGATCCTGGACGCCATCGAGATCGGCGACGCGGAGGCCGCCCGGGCCTGGATGACCGCCCACATCGCCGGCGTCGAGACCTGGCTGCGCAAGGCCCCGTAG
- a CDS encoding DUF6343 family protein: MAVPIGEPPPPRSALTLRIVLSVFGLCLWIAAAVLFAVLGLPAGWVIAFCVLAVVAAVDLLVVARRKLSENS; encoded by the coding sequence ATGGCTGTTCCGATCGGCGAGCCTCCTCCGCCGCGCAGCGCGTTGACGTTGCGGATCGTGCTGTCGGTGTTCGGCCTGTGTCTGTGGATCGCGGCCGCCGTGCTGTTCGCCGTGCTCGGTCTCCCGGCCGGCTGGGTGATCGCGTTCTGCGTGCTCGCGGTGGTCGCCGCGGTCGACCTGCTGGTCGTTGCCCGGCGCAAGCTTTCGGAAAATAGTTGA